Proteins encoded together in one Sceloporus undulatus isolate JIND9_A2432 ecotype Alabama chromosome 4, SceUnd_v1.1, whole genome shotgun sequence window:
- the RNF144B gene encoding E3 ubiquitin-protein ligase RNF144B yields the protein MTTGISEVGELSLEPLLTCKLCLSEYSLDKMTALQDCSCIFCTSCLKQYMQIAIREGYGSPITCPDMACLSRGTLQETEISSLVPAEHFQLYQRLKFEREVHLDPLRTWCPSADCQTVCQIEPSKSGLPVPVKCQACHLTFCSSCKEPWHLERSCLESNLLVVPNEQGALIRTDAEAPIKQCPICRIHIERNEGCAQMMCKNCKHTFCWYCLQNLDNDIFLRHYDKGPCRNKLGHSRASVIWNRTQVVGILVGLGIIALVTSPLLLLASPCIICCVCKSCRGKKKKHVPSTT from the exons ATGACGACTGGAATATCAGAAGTTGGGGAATTATCCTTGGAGCCTTTGCTCACTTGCAAATTGTGCCTATCTGAATATTCACTGGATAAGATGACTGCTCTTCAAGATTGCAGCTGTATCTTTTGTACATCG TGCCTAAAACAATATATGCAGATAGCCATCCGTGAAGGTTATGGTTCTCCTATCACTTGTCCAGACATGGCGTGCTTAAGCCGGGGGACTCTGCAAGAAACTGAG ATCTCCAGCTTGGTACCTGCTGAACACTTTCAGTTATACCAGCGATTAAAATTTGAGAGAG aaGTGCATCTAGATCCACTAAGAACTTGGTGCCCCTCCGCTGACTGTCAGACTGTGTGCCAGATTGAACCAAGTAAATCTGGATTACCGGTGCCTGTAAAGTGCCAGGCTTGCCACTTGACATTCTGCTCATCATGTAAAGAACCTTGgcatctagagagatcttgtctgGAAAGCAACCTTCTTGTGGTACCAAATGAGCAAGG AGCACTTATCAGGACTGATGCAGAAGCTCCAATTAAACAGTGCCCAATTTGTCGGATCCATATAGAGCGGAATGAAGGCTGTGCTCAAATGATGTGTAAGAACTGCAAGCACACATTTTGCTGGTACTGCCTGCAAAATCTGGAT AATGATATCTTCCTAAGACATTATGACAAAGGTCCCTGCCGAAACAAACTGGGCCATTCCCGTGCCTCAGTAATATGGAACAGAACACAG GTTGTTGGGATTCTTGTGGGCCTGGGTATCATCGCTCTTGTAACATCTCCCCTACTGCTCCTAGCCTCGCCATGCATCATCTGCTGTGTCTGCAAATCCTGCCGaggcaagaaaaagaaacatgtcCCATCAACAACCTAA